A genomic stretch from Frigoribacterium sp. PvP032 includes:
- a CDS encoding very short patch repair endonuclease: MTTPPLPQRPGSDEFDSDAATRLRMSRIRRRDTKPEWLLRRALHARGWRYFVDRPVRGVSRCRPDLLFPRLLVAVFVDGCFWHFCPTHTHLPRANATYWHAKLLANRQRDARHDGDLTRAGWRVVRVWEHDPAEVALATVEAVLVAASAAAAARRTAT, encoded by the coding sequence ATGACGACGCCGCCGCTCCCCCAGCGGCCGGGCTCCGACGAGTTCGACTCGGACGCGGCGACGCGTCTCCGGATGAGCCGCATCCGTCGACGCGACACGAAGCCCGAGTGGCTGCTGCGGAGAGCCCTGCACGCCCGCGGCTGGCGCTACTTCGTCGACCGGCCGGTGCGGGGCGTGAGCCGGTGCCGGCCCGACCTGCTGTTCCCGCGCCTCCTGGTGGCGGTCTTCGTCGACGGCTGCTTCTGGCACTTCTGCCCGACGCACACCCATCTGCCGCGCGCGAACGCGACGTACTGGCACGCGAAGCTGCTCGCGAACCGGCAGCGCGATGCTCGACACGACGGCGACCTGACGCGAGCGGGCTGGCGCGTCGTCCGCGTCTGGGAGCACGACCCTGCCGAGGTCGCCCTGGCGACCGTCGAGGCCGTCCTCGTCGCGGCGTCGGCAGCGGCCGCCGCGAGGCGAACGGCAACGTGA
- a CDS encoding DUF3375 family protein: MDETAAPETAAPALEAAAHGGPLTRDDVRDVWEADPTWALLRSTNSRWVVPLFSEHLEQAEGPVSADWFHQRVADALEQNAAEQTTAEEALLTPAPDGPAPETRATPADYCRSWVDARWLVRTRASSSDAARAEYRLSPHALRALRIVRELVEADNAVSEARLGSIANAVRQLAGLADPSVESQLSRIDVQLADLQRRRDRIERHGTEPVPLDALSRQLHEVVRLTASLPADFRQLSAMVEQRHREVARRAASQELGKGALVDQYLRENDLLEQTPEGRAYRGFAQMLSSSEIDDMRADIDTVLAQPDAASQIGERQRAQLEQLISSLLAEEQAVQETYGRWTSSLRRFLSRSGADRHQRLLALADRALDAGAAWAEQQPGAAVLPADVLGLGPLDAVDLTQLQLWSERGRPTVDVQVTEGDLALPEADRVALRLTAGTSPAAVAGTLDRLLAERDEVSSTDVWLATEPEFRRLGLVLSMLDLAVDRGLVTDDRESVVLTVDQGGVGREVVLPRLVFTAPSAARSPKHLQGDPA, translated from the coding sequence GTGGACGAGACAGCAGCCCCCGAGACAGCAGCCCCAGCCCTCGAGGCAGCAGCCCACGGCGGCCCCCTCACCCGCGACGACGTGCGCGACGTGTGGGAGGCGGACCCGACCTGGGCGCTCCTCCGCAGCACGAACAGCCGCTGGGTCGTCCCCCTCTTCTCCGAGCACCTCGAACAGGCCGAGGGTCCGGTCTCGGCCGACTGGTTCCACCAGCGAGTCGCCGACGCCCTCGAGCAGAACGCTGCCGAGCAGACCACAGCCGAGGAGGCGCTGCTCACGCCGGCCCCGGACGGCCCCGCACCCGAGACGCGCGCCACCCCGGCGGACTACTGCCGCAGCTGGGTCGACGCCCGCTGGCTGGTCCGCACACGTGCCTCCTCGTCGGACGCGGCCCGTGCGGAGTACCGGCTGTCGCCGCACGCGCTGCGGGCGCTGCGCATCGTGCGCGAGCTGGTCGAGGCCGACAACGCCGTCAGCGAGGCGCGCCTCGGCAGCATCGCGAACGCCGTGCGGCAGCTGGCAGGGCTCGCAGACCCGAGCGTCGAGTCGCAGCTCAGCCGCATCGACGTTCAGCTGGCCGACCTGCAGCGCCGGCGCGACCGGATCGAGCGGCACGGCACCGAGCCGGTCCCGCTCGACGCGCTGAGCCGTCAGCTGCACGAGGTCGTCCGGCTGACGGCCTCGCTGCCCGCGGACTTCCGCCAGCTGAGCGCGATGGTCGAGCAGCGGCACCGCGAGGTCGCCCGCCGTGCCGCCAGCCAGGAGCTCGGCAAGGGCGCGCTCGTCGACCAGTACCTCCGCGAGAACGACCTGCTCGAGCAGACGCCCGAGGGCCGTGCGTACCGCGGCTTCGCGCAGATGCTGTCGTCGAGCGAGATCGACGACATGCGTGCGGACATCGACACGGTCCTCGCCCAGCCGGACGCCGCCTCCCAGATCGGCGAGCGCCAGCGCGCCCAGCTCGAGCAGCTCATCTCGTCGTTGCTCGCCGAGGAGCAGGCGGTGCAGGAGACGTACGGCCGCTGGACGTCGTCGCTCCGCCGGTTCCTCAGCCGGTCGGGCGCCGACAGGCACCAGCGGCTGCTCGCCCTCGCCGACCGTGCGCTCGACGCGGGTGCCGCCTGGGCCGAGCAGCAGCCGGGAGCCGCCGTGCTGCCCGCCGACGTGCTCGGCCTCGGCCCGCTCGACGCCGTCGACCTCACCCAGCTGCAGCTCTGGAGCGAGCGCGGCCGGCCCACCGTCGACGTGCAGGTCACCGAGGGCGACCTCGCCCTGCCCGAGGCCGACCGGGTCGCGCTCCGCCTCACCGCCGGCACGAGCCCCGCCGCCGTCGCGGGCACGCTCGACCGGCTCCTCGCCGAGCGTGACGAGGTGTCGAGCACCGACGTGTGGCTCGCCACCGAGCCCGAGTTCCGCCGCCTCGGCCTCGTGCTGAGCATGCTCGACCTCGCCGTCGACCGGGGTCTCGTCACCGACGACCGCGAGTCCGTCGTGCTCACCGTCGACCAGGGAGGCGTCGGCCGTGAGGTCGTGCTGCCGCGCCTCGTCTTCACGGCACCGTCCGCCGCCCGTTCCCCGAAGCACCTCCAGGGAGACCCCGCATGA
- a CDS encoding ATP-binding protein, translating to MTPASPADATTASSAAPAAASAPEPALALALGETTGTAPDATLETPALDVDVAPDDAPDLGMFHSGQYRIELVQLLNWGSYAGLHRMPVGRGGIAILGPTGRGKSTVLDAMSAVIMPNPQEFNRAARDDSRQRSERTVYSYARGKTDEVRDAASDQTTTRFLRPLGEAFASGSAITWSTELGETLTAVRLAWISPETSSQDEVTQSTVYLLVRGRFDLSRLTEARRDPTSTSPLTKSSLSRLVDPAHDLVTYSQPELRVRLCGVLGIGGSDESQLKALTLLRRAQASKGVFSIDELFTQFVLTQPKALSRWETTLATYREASQLYDVFETTRKKLEVLEPVPALAEQWQTAGDDATAKRRLLAEGDEPGAEPSRLRVWLAGKVGDWVGGEVDRVQLAKREATETRRRAADDEEVALRAREQALAQIADLGGDPSHSLREQVRWAEDALARVEAQHRRFATPLEGVGEAVPTSADELEALRARAASLAAEEKSARREHDELRGELAARIAETRRAVGERQRQKESFERRRSNVPDEAVERRRRIADGTGVPVSRLPYAGELMEVAPEHRDWSTAVERVLGELATHLLVDADDFAAVRRFVDAEDMRGRVTLVPATPGLTPRLTPFARTVPSMLVLDEASPFRGWLHDELVAERSVLCVEGADDLDAPLPDGARGAVTRAGLRTGGGRRVTKDDRRIRSWIGLDNAARVAELGDEIDELTRSLDAARAEWDAAETVAGARRRVVETIERAVETSWSDVDAAPARARLDDLRGQLERVALERPEVATLQAAAAEHDEARLEAVRRGAEVQQVLDQLEQTHATLVDIEDAFSDALHAADPLDNHERSLLSTLPFTAPREAADVERSRREAAAQLRSQIDAHDRERGQHELTLELVFARYLELDRNAGIDATIDSLPAVLALHRGLVDDDLPHAKESWLEKAGSDMGDSLRALLVQIEEDGHVIRRGVRPISEALRAIEFREGSTLDIEPRPVSNSDLADFRRTLREHLGDARGAGSASATGSSTSTSTSTSAGGAGSDGASVPSREPAEVERRFLRLRKDLAHLEERSKVGDAWRRRVLDAREHFQFRAIETRADGTQIVHEGVAGKSGGEGQELIAFVLGAALRFRLGDGTDRVPTYAPIVLDEGFVKADTEYTGRALSALRSLGFQLVVGAPRDKVAAFEQHVESVAYISSDPTRPELSRIWPLTIREAMEVERHGLDPALLG from the coding sequence ATGACCCCCGCCTCCCCCGCCGACGCGACCACCGCCTCCTCGGCTGCCCCGGCCGCCGCGAGCGCACCCGAACCCGCACTCGCACTCGCACTCGGCGAGACGACCGGCACAGCACCCGACGCGACGCTCGAGACCCCCGCGCTCGACGTCGACGTCGCCCCCGACGACGCCCCGGACCTCGGCATGTTCCACTCGGGCCAGTACCGGATCGAGCTCGTGCAGCTGCTCAACTGGGGCAGCTACGCCGGCCTGCACCGCATGCCCGTCGGGCGCGGCGGCATCGCGATCCTCGGCCCGACCGGGCGCGGCAAGTCGACGGTGCTCGACGCGATGAGCGCCGTGATCATGCCGAACCCGCAGGAGTTCAACCGGGCGGCGCGCGACGACTCCCGCCAGCGCTCCGAGCGCACGGTCTACAGCTACGCCCGCGGCAAGACCGACGAGGTGCGCGACGCCGCCTCCGACCAGACGACGACGCGGTTCCTCCGTCCGCTCGGCGAGGCGTTCGCGAGCGGCTCGGCCATCACCTGGAGCACCGAGCTCGGCGAGACCCTCACCGCCGTCCGCCTCGCCTGGATCAGCCCCGAGACGTCCAGCCAGGACGAGGTCACCCAGTCGACCGTCTACCTGCTCGTCCGCGGTCGCTTCGACCTCAGCCGCCTCACCGAGGCGCGCCGCGACCCCACCAGCACCTCCCCGCTGACGAAGAGCTCGCTCAGCCGGCTCGTCGACCCGGCGCACGACCTCGTCACGTACTCGCAGCCCGAGCTCCGCGTCCGGCTCTGCGGCGTGCTCGGCATCGGCGGCAGCGACGAGTCGCAGCTCAAGGCGCTGACGCTGCTGCGACGCGCGCAGGCGTCGAAGGGCGTCTTCTCGATCGACGAGCTGTTCACCCAGTTCGTGCTGACGCAGCCGAAGGCGCTGTCGCGCTGGGAGACGACGCTGGCGACCTACCGCGAGGCCTCGCAGCTCTACGACGTCTTCGAGACGACCCGCAAGAAGCTCGAGGTGCTCGAGCCCGTGCCTGCCCTCGCCGAGCAGTGGCAGACCGCGGGCGACGACGCGACGGCCAAGCGCCGCCTGCTGGCCGAGGGCGACGAGCCCGGTGCCGAGCCGAGCCGCCTGCGGGTCTGGCTGGCCGGCAAGGTCGGCGACTGGGTGGGCGGCGAGGTCGACCGCGTCCAGCTCGCGAAGCGCGAGGCGACCGAGACGAGGAGGCGCGCGGCCGACGACGAGGAGGTCGCGCTCCGTGCCCGTGAGCAGGCCCTCGCGCAGATCGCCGACCTCGGCGGCGATCCCTCGCACTCGCTCCGCGAGCAGGTGCGCTGGGCCGAGGACGCGCTTGCCCGCGTCGAGGCGCAGCACCGGCGCTTCGCGACGCCGCTCGAGGGCGTCGGCGAGGCCGTGCCGACCTCGGCCGACGAGCTCGAGGCCCTGCGCGCTCGCGCAGCCTCGCTCGCCGCCGAGGAGAAGTCCGCCCGCCGCGAGCACGACGAGCTGCGCGGAGAGCTCGCCGCCCGGATCGCCGAGACGCGTCGTGCCGTGGGCGAGCGCCAGCGGCAGAAGGAGTCGTTCGAGCGCCGCCGCAGCAACGTGCCCGACGAGGCCGTCGAGCGTCGCCGCCGCATCGCCGACGGCACGGGCGTGCCCGTCTCCCGCCTGCCGTACGCGGGCGAGCTGATGGAGGTCGCCCCCGAGCACCGCGACTGGAGCACCGCGGTCGAGCGGGTCCTCGGCGAGCTGGCCACGCACCTCCTCGTCGACGCGGACGACTTCGCGGCCGTCCGCCGCTTCGTCGATGCCGAGGACATGCGCGGCCGCGTGACCCTCGTGCCCGCGACGCCCGGTCTCACGCCTCGCCTGACGCCGTTCGCCCGCACCGTGCCGTCGATGCTCGTGCTCGACGAGGCGAGCCCGTTCCGCGGCTGGCTGCACGACGAGCTCGTCGCCGAGCGCAGCGTGCTCTGCGTCGAGGGCGCCGACGACCTCGACGCACCGCTGCCCGACGGCGCGCGCGGGGCCGTCACCCGTGCAGGTCTCCGCACCGGAGGCGGTCGTCGCGTCACGAAGGACGACCGCCGGATCCGCTCCTGGATCGGCCTCGACAACGCCGCCCGCGTCGCCGAGCTCGGCGACGAGATCGACGAGCTGACCCGTTCGCTCGACGCCGCCCGTGCGGAGTGGGACGCCGCCGAGACCGTCGCGGGCGCCCGCCGCCGCGTGGTCGAGACGATCGAGCGCGCCGTGGAGACCAGCTGGTCGGACGTCGACGCCGCCCCGGCTCGCGCCCGCCTCGACGACCTGCGCGGCCAGCTCGAGCGGGTCGCCCTCGAGCGTCCCGAGGTCGCGACGCTGCAGGCCGCCGCCGCCGAGCACGACGAGGCCCGGCTCGAGGCCGTCCGCCGCGGAGCCGAGGTGCAGCAGGTGCTCGACCAGCTCGAGCAGACGCACGCGACCCTCGTCGACATCGAGGACGCGTTCAGCGACGCCCTGCACGCCGCCGACCCGCTCGACAACCACGAGCGCTCCCTGCTCAGCACCCTGCCGTTCACCGCGCCGCGCGAGGCCGCCGACGTCGAGCGCTCGCGCCGTGAGGCCGCCGCCCAGCTGCGGTCGCAGATCGACGCGCACGACCGCGAGCGGGGCCAGCACGAGCTGACCCTCGAGCTCGTCTTCGCGCGCTACCTCGAGCTCGACCGCAACGCCGGGATCGACGCCACGATCGACAGCCTGCCTGCCGTGCTCGCGCTCCACCGCGGGCTCGTCGACGACGACCTGCCGCACGCCAAGGAGAGCTGGCTCGAGAAGGCCGGCAGCGACATGGGCGACAGCCTGCGTGCGCTGCTCGTGCAGATCGAGGAGGACGGCCACGTCATCCGCCGCGGCGTCCGCCCCATCTCGGAGGCGCTCCGCGCGATCGAGTTCCGCGAGGGCTCGACGCTCGACATCGAGCCGCGTCCCGTCTCGAACAGCGACCTTGCCGACTTCCGGCGCACGCTGCGCGAGCACCTGGGCGACGCGCGCGGCGCGGGCTCGGCGTCGGCGACGGGCTCGAGCACGAGCACGAGCACGAGCACGAGCGCAGGAGGCGCGGGCTCGGACGGCGCGTCCGTCCCGTCTCGGGAACCGGCCGAGGTCGAGCGACGGTTCCTCCGCCTCCGGAAGGACCTGGCCCACCTCGAGGAGCGCTCGAAGGTCGGTGACGCCTGGCGCCGTCGGGTGCTCGACGCGCGGGAGCACTTCCAGTTCCGAGCGATCGAGACGCGGGCCGACGGCACGCAGATCGTGCACGAGGGCGTGGCCGGCAAGTCGGGCGGCGAAGGTCAGGAGCTGATCGCGTTCGTGCTCGGTGCCGCCCTGCGGTTCCGGCTCGGCGACGGCACCGACCGGGTGCCGACCTACGCGCCGATCGTGCTCGACGAGGGCTTCGTCAAGGCCGACACGGAGTACACCGGTCGCGCCCTGTCGGCGTTGCGCTCACTCGGGTTCCAGCTCGTCGTGGGAGCCCCGCGCGACAAGGTCGCCGCCTTCGAGCAGCACGTCGAGAGCGTGGCCTACATCTCGAGCGACCCGACCCGCCCCGAGCTCTCGCGCATCTGGCCGCTCACGATCCGCGAGGCGATGGAGGTCGAGCGCCACGGCCTCGACCCGGCCCTCCTCGGCTAG
- a CDS encoding DUF4194 domain-containing protein, with protein sequence MTDATATSTPEDEGTAPEDEGTAPDVDVLAAPGTLPLAGRRALVTLLTHRFVSRARQKEAWAGLLAHEADIRARLSELFLELEVDHGHEVAFKRQSGGDDAPVLLRREKPLSRDASFLLVFLRREHAYTDGDDEAVVVSRDQIAEFLGRFHDDTGRDEVRADRRVDAAIAAMVSRDLLEPEPDDPQLFTVSPAIVPLVRPEQLAHLEQVYLDAAGGAGHDAEVGPDLDEAEPGAEGDADEPDADADLDEPEPDADQHAPDPTAVALDLDLPLDLPRDTEADQA encoded by the coding sequence ATGACCGACGCGACCGCCACCTCGACGCCCGAGGACGAGGGCACCGCGCCCGAGGACGAGGGCACCGCACCGGATGTCGACGTCCTCGCCGCCCCCGGCACGCTCCCCCTCGCCGGCCGTCGCGCGCTCGTCACCCTGCTGACCCACCGCTTCGTCTCGCGGGCGCGGCAGAAGGAGGCGTGGGCCGGACTCCTGGCGCACGAGGCCGACATCCGCGCCCGCCTGTCCGAGCTGTTCCTCGAGCTCGAGGTCGACCACGGGCACGAGGTCGCGTTCAAGCGACAGTCCGGCGGAGATGACGCGCCCGTGCTGCTGCGCCGCGAGAAGCCGCTGTCGCGCGACGCGTCGTTCTTGCTCGTGTTCCTGCGGCGCGAGCACGCCTACACCGACGGCGACGACGAGGCCGTGGTCGTCTCGCGCGACCAGATCGCGGAGTTCCTCGGCCGGTTCCACGACGACACCGGCCGCGACGAGGTGCGGGCCGACCGCCGCGTCGACGCCGCGATCGCCGCCATGGTGTCGCGCGACCTGCTCGAGCCCGAGCCCGACGACCCGCAGCTCTTCACCGTCTCGCCCGCGATCGTCCCCCTGGTCAGGCCGGAGCAGCTGGCGCACCTCGAGCAGGTGTACCTCGACGCCGCAGGAGGCGCGGGTCACGACGCCGAGGTCGGTCCCGACCTCGACGAGGCCGAGCCGGGCGCCGAGGGAGACGCCGACGAGCCCGACGCCGACGCCGACCTCGACGAGCCCGAGCCCGACGCCGACCAGCACGCCCCCGACCCCACGGCGGTCGCGCTCGACCTCGACCTCCCGCTCGACCTCCCCCGCGACACGGAAGCAGACCAGGCATGA
- a CDS encoding TM0106 family RecB-like putative nuclease: MTSPTDLTTWAACEWAFLRRLDAKLGRIDTVVDEPDAMLDRTARLGDDHEVRFLEQLRATHDVVEFERPSRDEYPAAARAAADAMRAGADVLYQATFFDGSFIGFSDFLVRNDAGEYEVYDTKLARHAKIPALLQLAAYAEQIEALGIPVGSQVHLVLGDGSRSTHDLADIAPVFRAQQAQLRAVVSERVRATSPLDWGAPGVTACGRCSQCSAQVELHRDLVLVAGLTLSQRSRLNDAGMHSIDELAVSTGSVPGVGGAALARLRGQAQLQLASEHGRPEVRLVDAGALAAIPAPDPGDVFFDFEGDPLYTEGDSSAGDVSTWGLDYLFGLVDQEARFTAFWAHDFREERRALVEFLAFVRERRAAHPGMHVYHYASYERTHLLSLAARHGVGEEEVDDLLRDGVLVDLYPIVRKALLVGSRSYSIKKLEPLYMGADLRDGEGVVNAADSITAYVEAITALRAGDPSGQARLDQVADYNEYDCRSTLRLRDWLLGFAEGADVDASDDLLPLVDDERVKAEPDPVFVELAALLADVDPLDRDADQTALALAAAAIDYHRREAKTFWQEHFDRLRGPVDEWGDTRDVFVVERAEVVRDWEKLPRARTLSRDLRLVGSLGPGSRLSAGGPSPHLVYDAPLPPTVRAAGPGLRGASARATVLDVDADGDSVVLLVKESLASGGEPHHQFPLALTPAAPPRAAPQPEAISEWGRSLLDELPSMRPDAALDLLRRVPPRGGVVPVVGDDTVTAVTRTLLGLDRSYLAVQGPPGTGKTYVGSTVVARLVTEHGWRVGVVGQSHAVVENFLDAVVAKGVDPSRVVKVPKKGTDAEVLEAAAWTPVKDGATVAGFLGGAGETGGVVGGTAWTFANADTIPRRSLDLLVVDEAGQFSLAPTIASSVAAQRLLLLGDPQQLPQVSQGSHPEPVDESALGWVADGHDVLPAELGYFLSRTYRMHPAVTATVSRLSYAGQLESRAPSRLLEGIEPGLHVAPVVHAGDTTSSVDEAERVVELVRDVVGRRWTDEHGTRSLTDDDVIVVAPYNAQGAVIRELLDLAGFAGTTVGTVDLFQGREAVVAIVSLAASSAADIPRGLDFLLMPNRLNVAISRAKWAAWLVHSPALASSMPTSIAGLGLLSRFIELVEGGQPSR; the protein is encoded by the coding sequence GTGACGAGCCCGACCGACCTCACGACCTGGGCAGCGTGCGAATGGGCGTTCCTGCGACGGCTCGACGCGAAGCTCGGCCGGATCGACACGGTGGTCGACGAGCCCGACGCGATGCTCGACCGCACGGCGCGGCTCGGCGACGACCACGAGGTGCGGTTCCTCGAGCAGCTGCGGGCGACGCACGACGTCGTCGAGTTCGAGCGGCCCTCTCGTGACGAGTACCCCGCGGCCGCGCGGGCGGCGGCCGACGCGATGCGGGCCGGTGCCGACGTGCTCTACCAGGCGACCTTCTTCGACGGGTCGTTCATCGGCTTCAGCGACTTCCTGGTGCGGAACGACGCCGGCGAGTACGAGGTCTACGACACGAAGCTGGCTCGGCACGCCAAGATCCCCGCGCTGCTGCAGCTCGCCGCCTACGCCGAGCAGATCGAGGCGCTCGGCATCCCGGTGGGCTCTCAGGTGCACCTCGTGCTCGGCGACGGCTCGCGGTCGACCCACGACCTCGCCGACATCGCGCCGGTGTTCCGTGCCCAGCAGGCGCAGCTCCGTGCGGTCGTCTCCGAGCGGGTGCGCGCGACGTCGCCGCTCGACTGGGGCGCCCCCGGCGTCACCGCGTGCGGCCGCTGCTCCCAGTGCTCTGCCCAGGTCGAGCTGCACCGCGACCTCGTGCTCGTCGCCGGGCTGACGCTGTCGCAGCGCTCACGGCTGAACGACGCCGGCATGCACAGCATCGACGAGCTGGCGGTCAGTACCGGCAGCGTGCCGGGAGTGGGCGGCGCGGCCCTCGCGCGCCTCCGGGGCCAGGCCCAGCTGCAGCTGGCGAGCGAGCACGGCCGGCCCGAGGTCAGGCTCGTCGACGCGGGTGCGCTCGCGGCGATCCCCGCACCCGACCCCGGCGACGTGTTCTTCGACTTCGAGGGCGACCCGCTCTACACCGAGGGCGACAGCAGTGCGGGCGACGTCAGCACCTGGGGCCTCGACTACCTCTTCGGCCTCGTCGACCAGGAGGCGCGGTTCACCGCGTTCTGGGCGCACGACTTCCGAGAAGAACGGCGTGCGCTCGTCGAGTTCCTCGCGTTCGTGCGCGAGCGACGCGCGGCGCACCCGGGCATGCACGTCTACCACTACGCCTCCTACGAGCGGACGCACCTGCTGTCGCTGGCCGCCCGGCACGGCGTCGGCGAGGAGGAGGTCGACGACCTGCTGCGCGACGGCGTCCTCGTCGACCTCTACCCGATCGTCCGCAAGGCGCTGCTGGTCGGCTCGCGCAGCTACTCGATCAAGAAGCTCGAGCCGCTCTACATGGGCGCCGACCTCCGCGACGGCGAGGGCGTCGTCAACGCCGCCGACAGCATCACGGCCTACGTCGAGGCGATCACCGCGCTCCGCGCCGGAGACCCGTCGGGCCAGGCCCGGCTCGACCAGGTCGCCGACTACAACGAGTACGACTGCCGGTCGACCCTGCGGCTGCGCGACTGGCTGCTCGGGTTCGCCGAGGGCGCCGACGTCGACGCGTCGGACGACCTGCTGCCGCTCGTCGACGACGAACGGGTGAAGGCCGAGCCCGACCCCGTGTTCGTCGAGCTCGCCGCGCTGCTCGCCGACGTCGACCCGCTCGACCGCGACGCCGACCAGACGGCGCTGGCACTCGCCGCGGCGGCGATCGACTACCACCGGCGCGAGGCCAAGACGTTCTGGCAAGAGCACTTCGACCGCCTCCGTGGCCCGGTCGACGAGTGGGGCGACACCCGCGACGTGTTCGTCGTCGAGCGGGCCGAGGTCGTCCGCGACTGGGAGAAGCTGCCGCGTGCACGCACGCTCTCGCGCGACCTGCGCCTGGTCGGCTCGCTCGGGCCGGGCAGCCGCCTCAGCGCGGGCGGGCCGTCGCCGCACCTCGTCTACGACGCGCCGCTGCCGCCCACCGTCCGGGCGGCCGGTCCCGGCCTCCGTGGTGCGTCCGCCCGCGCCACGGTGCTCGACGTCGACGCGGACGGCGACAGCGTCGTCCTGCTCGTCAAGGAGTCGCTGGCCAGCGGCGGCGAGCCGCACCACCAGTTCCCGCTGGCGCTGACGCCCGCTGCGCCCCCGCGTGCGGCACCGCAGCCCGAGGCCATCTCGGAGTGGGGCCGTTCCCTGCTCGACGAGCTGCCGTCGATGCGGCCCGACGCCGCGCTCGACCTGCTGCGGCGGGTGCCGCCGCGCGGGGGAGTCGTGCCCGTGGTCGGCGACGACACCGTGACGGCCGTGACCCGGACCCTGCTCGGCCTCGACCGCTCGTACCTCGCGGTCCAGGGGCCTCCGGGCACGGGCAAGACCTACGTCGGCTCGACTGTCGTCGCCCGTCTCGTGACGGAGCACGGCTGGCGCGTCGGCGTCGTCGGGCAGTCGCACGCGGTCGTCGAGAACTTCCTCGACGCGGTCGTGGCGAAGGGAGTCGACCCGTCGCGCGTCGTCAAGGTGCCGAAGAAGGGCACCGACGCCGAGGTGCTGGAGGCGGCGGCCTGGACCCCGGTCAAGGACGGAGCCACAGTGGCCGGCTTCCTCGGCGGGGCAGGCGAGACCGGCGGCGTCGTCGGCGGCACGGCGTGGACCTTCGCCAACGCCGACACGATCCCGCGCCGGTCGCTCGACCTGCTGGTCGTCGACGAGGCCGGACAGTTCTCGCTGGCGCCGACCATCGCCTCCTCGGTGGCCGCCCAGCGCCTCCTGCTGCTCGGCGACCCTCAGCAGCTGCCGCAGGTGAGCCAGGGATCGCACCCCGAGCCCGTGGACGAGTCGGCGCTCGGCTGGGTGGCGGACGGACACGACGTGCTGCCCGCCGAGCTCGGGTACTTCCTGTCTCGCACGTACCGGATGCACCCGGCGGTCACGGCGACGGTGTCGCGGCTCTCGTACGCGGGGCAGCTCGAGTCGCGGGCTCCGTCGCGGCTGCTCGAGGGCATCGAGCCCGGGCTGCACGTAGCGCCGGTCGTGCACGCGGGCGACACGACGTCGTCGGTCGACGAGGCGGAGCGGGTCGTCGAGCTCGTCCGCGACGTCGTCGGCCGCCGCTGGACCGACGAGCACGGCACGCGGTCGCTGACCGACGACGACGTCATCGTCGTGGCGCCCTACAACGCGCAGGGTGCCGTCATCCGCGAGTTGCTCGACCTCGCGGGCTTCGCCGGCACGACCGTGGGGACCGTCGACCTGTTCCAGGGCAGGGAGGCGGTCGTCGCGATCGTCTCGCTGGCCGCGTCGTCCGCCGCCGACATCCCTCGCGGGCTCGACTTCCTGCTGATGCCGAACCGGCTGAACGTGGCGATCTCGCGGGCGAAGTGGGCGGCCTGGCTCGTGCACTCGCCTGCGCTCGCGTCGTCGATGCCGACGTCGATCGCGGGGCTCGGGCTGCTGTCGCGGTTCATCGAGCTCGTCGAGGGCGGGCAGCCGAGCCGCTAG
- a CDS encoding nuclease-related domain-containing protein, with the protein MGEEQLDVVGRGCVAVTLRARRPAYSVMQECLRLQAAAPPRTSADRFWGRHPLRPEARSWYQGALGEIRVARVLDELGPDWTVLHSVPVGSGESDIDHVVLGPPGVFTLNTKHHDDKKVWVGGNVFMVNGSRTWHIRNSLSEAARASRLLSARAGGPVDVTPVLVVVGARSIRFGEKQPPVVVLPEAHVGRWLRSLPAVHSDEAVTYLAMLAEERATWHTQGLVLDDTLRHEQRFQRLQREIALAGRRRRRWALGAAVGTVAASVGAGITLLGGVLAAVTSSIG; encoded by the coding sequence ATGGGGGAAGAGCAGCTCGATGTCGTCGGGCGCGGATGCGTCGCCGTGACCCTGCGCGCCCGCCGGCCTGCCTACTCGGTGATGCAGGAGTGCCTCCGTCTGCAGGCCGCCGCGCCGCCCCGCACGTCGGCGGACCGGTTCTGGGGCAGGCACCCGCTCCGGCCCGAGGCCCGCAGCTGGTACCAGGGCGCTCTCGGCGAGATCCGCGTCGCACGGGTGCTCGACGAGCTCGGCCCCGACTGGACGGTCCTGCACTCGGTCCCCGTCGGCAGCGGCGAGTCCGACATCGACCACGTCGTCCTCGGCCCGCCCGGCGTCTTCACCCTCAACACGAAGCACCACGACGACAAGAAGGTCTGGGTCGGCGGCAACGTCTTCATGGTCAACGGGTCACGGACGTGGCACATCCGCAACTCCCTGTCGGAGGCGGCACGCGCGTCGCGCCTCCTCTCGGCTCGTGCGGGCGGTCCCGTCGACGTCACCCCGGTGCTGGTGGTCGTCGGCGCACGGTCGATCCGGTTCGGCGAGAAGCAGCCGCCGGTCGTCGTGCTGCCTGAGGCTCACGTGGGCCGGTGGCTCCGGTCGCTGCCGGCGGTCCACTCGGACGAGGCCGTCACCTACCTCGCGATGCTCGCCGAGGAACGCGCGACCTGGCACACGCAGGGGCTCGTCCTCGACGACACGCTCCGTCACGAGCAGCGGTTCCAGCGGCTGCAGCGCGAGATCGCCCTCGCCGGCCGGCGCCGTAGACGGTGGGCGCTCGGCGCCGCCGTCGGGACGGTCGCCGCCTCGGTCGGCGCGGGCATCACGCTGCTCGGCGGCGTTCTCGCAGCCGTGACGTCCTCGATCGGCTGA